The sequence TGGTCTCTTCTCTCAGTACTGGTACCTTCTTGGTTTTCCTTTTGGGTCCCCATTGTTGCGTTCTTTTGCCTCAGTTGTTCCTCTAGGTCATGATTCTGTTTGGTGAGACGTTCCACTGCTACTGTAAGGGTTTGGACCTGCCTCTCCAGGGTAGTGGGTTGCGGTTCATCTCCCTGAACGTTATTGGTGGTCACCATCGAGCaagtaagtaccatgcaactcttcgTTCGGGAAGAGATAATATGGCTTACAGATTGCAGTgtttcccacaaacggcgccaactgatgatgccaaaaaatcAACAGTAAATCACATGGTCCTCACGTGCTCGAAATAGCACCTGcataacaaaaagagaagaccttacagagagcaccggtgtggtgccgacCAAGTagcctccgaaggtcaagttagaacttctcacaactctagagtgccagagcggggtaaattatgcgtaccttggttagTGAGGGTATTGGGACTTTTATAGTAGAAAAATGTTGACATCTCTTTCCTTGGTTTAGAAGTCTTTcccttataggaatcctcatGAGCGTATTTTTtggaatcctttccttgtaggagtctttTTGATCAACAATGGGCGTGGGGCACGAGAAATTTCCTTATACGTATGTGTGGAGACCAAGTTAGGGTTACGTCAGAACCGTCAACCTAGTTCCTCCCTTCATCATGGTGACGTCAGCTTTCAATTCCCGTCCTAAGTTAATCTTGTCAGCTTTGTAGAATTACTGTTTGTCACGTGTTGATAGAGGCAAGGCTAACGGGTTGGTTTGGGGTGTCACTCTACGCCTTGCCATGGGTAAGTCccaatattacaaaattatcttTACCACGTATAAAACACACATTTAAAGAACTACTTaatcaatatttcaaataaattgaaaaattgaaagacaactttaaagtgttttttgcTACAACTAAACTTACGAAGaatcaattattttaaatatcataTATTGCATTAGGTTTCAATAAGTATAAGgttattctcaaaaaattaagtatAAGGCTAAAAGAGTGAAATTTGTGAATTAAATTAATTGGTGGCGttcccataaattttttttttttggtagtgtcAAGTTTCTTTTGTGAGTGCTACTACTCTTCCTACAATTCGGCactttatgaatttattttctcaatatttccCAACTATTATTGAATCCAAACAATTTTAGTGTTTCAACATAGCCAACCAAGACCCCACATATGAATCTAGATTCCTAAGCAAATGAATTAAGAATCCTAAGCAAATCTAAATATCGCCCAAAAGAATGTATTAATTCCCAAAAAGATGCCAACACTAGCAAAAAAAGGACAGAAACTTCAATTCAAAAAGGAACTTTAATTGGAAGAAATTTGTAATGAGATGGgaggaaaatatggaaaaataattaaaagccATATGCTAACCTCCATGACCATCATAAACACCAAAGAAAGAGGTGGAACTGTCCAAATTTGGATAAGCTACAtgctacaaaagaaaagaaaacacggCAAGATAGCATAATCTATAGAAAATCATTGAGATTATGAATCCACTCAATAGACCCATTGAAAAGGCGACCCAAAGAAGTCATCGAAAAATACAAAACAGATTTTGGCAAGCAATGTTTAcgaaacaaaagcaaaacaaacaaaatataaaaattttcaaactcaagCACTAAACAATTGATCACATTTATTTAGAACACCCAAAGTCCTTTTCACATAGTCATAGAAATCAGTATCTTTGTGAAGAAAGGCCAACCCTATCACCATGAATCTGaaaaatattgattaaaaaaagaaaattataaagaCATTGAAACCtggtgattaaaaaaagaaaattacgtGGAGAAAAAGCCATGTCAAATTGAAGGAGTTTTTCCCCTTACTTTGATGTTTGCTTTCTCCATTGCCTTACTATTTACGTtcaggtttaggtttaggttttaagagatttatatattactacttaGTAGCTGAATTTCCTTTGGGCCTAGTAAtgtcaaaaaactaataaattatataaaatcagaaattttgtttttttatttatttaaataatgctgatgtggaaaattgtggagagatcagaggtttcggttttatatatatatatatatatagattaaaaaataaaaaatataacggTTAAatgaaacaaaccctaaaagtttTGCCCTTTGGGTTAAGGACTTTACAAACCTAGTGTGGGCTACTTAGAGATGGTCTTAAGTTAGCAGCTAATTTgggtataataataataataataataatattattattattatttcaaagcttttttttttaagagaaaagatAGAAATTAGTTCAAATCTTTTGAAATACTCAAATACATCATTCTTAACCACGAAGCTACTAAGTATGTGGATATGCTAGACCTTATCAATAGgagtaggggtggcaaaatctgGCACGACTTGCGAATTGGACACAACTAATTCGTTTATAAACAGGTCATGGGTTGAGGCTAAATGGGTTCGGGTCATATTCAGATTAACACAGCTAACCCGTTTTATAAATGGGTCGGGTTCGTGTTCGACATGTGAACCCGTTTGACTTGTTTAGCTTAttagttattagttattttatattattgcttaatttatggttgtttttatatgtttattactatatttatggttgtaattgtattttaattttacatatatggaaattgataaaaattatataggttAGATATGACCTAttaatcaaatatattattaaacgGGTTATTTGTATTGACTTTTACATGACTTGTCAATTAAATTAAACGTGTCGGGTTAGGTTGACCTATTTAATAAACAGGTCATGTTCGGGTTGAGGATTCCTGACACGTTTACTAAATAGGTTGGGTTCGGGTAAACCCATTTAACTGAATACTCATAGCTTGACACGAaacgaacccgacccgtgaactcaaattgccacccctaaatAGGAGCCTTTTGTCATTTTGGATGAATTGCTAAAGCTTCTAGTGACCATGCTCTCCTTTGATGCACCTAATATTTGTACTCTACTGCTACCAAATAATGTTTAGTTCATCCTTTTTTtaaaactagtatgtaacccatGCTTACACACAAGAATGATAAATTATAGTGGTGCTATTGATATTAGTTTGTGTTATTAAATATATAGGACATTTGGAggtactaaaataatttttccttgCAATTTTAATGATATAAGTTACTTATAATTTCACATTACAATGCtgttatgtatataattttgaagaCCACTATTGGATACTACATATAAGATATCAATTCACTATCACTGTCcatgaaattctactaaatacaacacaaagtaaaagaataaattagtTCACTAGTATCCCCTAAATTGAATGAGGATAGATACATGAGATCGTTTAGCTCAATTACAATTTGTTATGTTCAAGATCTTCacatacaaaatatttaaatataaacagtataaaaaatatactcattagttcaaaaaaaaaaaaataatagcaaaattttaaacaatttaatttgtatgaaaagctaataaagacaaaatctaattttgattctaatcaAATTTTCTCTAAGCTTTGGTTTTACttaggtttatttatattggacttcTCGTTTTCTACATTGAATTGACTCACttggcataaaaattaaaaaaaatttagattagatgggacacgtggcgcaaaattaaattctaattgaaatccaatttatattaaattaactcacttggcataaaaatttaaaagcttagattagatgagatacatagcgcaaaattagactttaattgaatttaaatttaaaatctaattgaattttttcttagttttgactatatatatatatatatatatataaagaaagggTTTTCTGTACCAATATTGGTGATGCTTTGCACTCCTTTTACTCTTTTTCATTTGTCTCTCAATATTGTTACTAATATTCCCTTGTCtcatttccctttttattttttggtggaaTGTAGCATTTGTGGTTAAAGAACTAGTTTGAtccttcctttaaaaaaaaaaaaaaaaccctagtttGATCCTTCAACTATTAGGAATGCATCAAATTGGTCCTTCAATTATTAGTTGTATTAATTTGGTCCCTTCAATATAAATTGTGTCAATGTTATCTCTCAATTTCAAAACCAAGTCACTTTCTTCTTGTTTGGGTTTCCTTTCGTCAAAATTCTTAACACGATTATCTGACTTGGCAAATAAAACACACATATAATATGCAaacttataattatttaatttagtttCATCAACACCAATGTCGGTAAATCTTGTTAAGATTTTACCAAAGAGGGGACTCAAggataaaattgattttttgaaagatgAGTAATAAGAATGACACAATTAATAGTCGcataataacaaaattgaaattaatccaATAGTTGGAGGATCAAATTATTAGTTTAACTTTCATTTAATTTATGTGCTCAAgctatgaaaattgaaaagggtGTCTCTGGGAATTGTTGAGGAGGAAATAAATACATGCAACTGGAAATTTAAATTAGCAATTAGAAGCCACGCAGGTCCTTTGAATCCCAATTGACTCAAATATCCAAAGTGCTAGCACCCCTGATCGAGTATCTCTTTAGAGTTTAAACTACTCTCTGTTGAGGGCTTATagccaacccaaaattttgggacaaaGGTTTGGTTGTTGTTCAAGTAACAGAGCTTAAAACTGAAGATGCAACAGCATATCTAACAAAGAGAAGACCTGACACCAATCACCAAGTCCAGTCCCATTCCTTGTGTCATATACAGAAAAGTTTTGAATGTATATTTATTACATAAGATCATTACAGTTGATTGCATGGTAGTAAGAAAGGTCAGTCCAGACGCCTATTGGATTCAATGTTAAAACTTCTGGAAAGTTGtcagaaattcaaaataactttTCAAATGGACTGTATCTTATGTACAGAAAATTAATGAGTACATTACGAGACATTACAtccaattttatattaattagaGGTATAAAATGAATTTCTATCTATGTACAACTTACTGCTACCAATTcctaaattatttttacatcGAACCATTGGGCGCTGTTGCATCAGATCCCAATTTACAGTCAGTTTGTAATGCAGACAACCAAGAGTCCACCTGAAATGGAAAAAGGGGGTGGGAGGgagtaaaaaaaagaatatcaGAATACATAGTTCATTAAAGTAAAATTTGCAGGATACACAATGAATATGCCACCATGCAAAAGGTAATCcattattcaattttaaaaaaggacaaaattaaTATAACAGGAGTTCTTTCTTGGTCGCCCAATCGATGGGCTTCAACATAATTCCATAAAACACAATCCTGATAAATCCTCACAAATGACAAACCAATTTTTCATGATATTCAGATTGTGGCTGCAAATGTCATTGGTTATTCATATGCAACTATGTATATacataaaatgaaacaaaaggGCAAAAATAAGTCTGTAAGCACAATCCTGAATGATGGATCATGTAAATGCAAGTCTACCAGTATGATCATATCGATGCAAGAATATCAGTGCGTATGCAACACACAACCATGTTTTGTAACTAACCTATTAACTGCTATGCCTCCTCCCTAGCATTCCTGATCActttattataaacaaaattttaacattaacATTACTATCAAGACTAGGATACAGTTGTCTAAATCATCTGCAAGACTGCAACAGCTGTAACAGAAACCTACCCAAGTTTTCCAAAAGCTTGTTTATCTTCTACGTAGCTTGCCAATTGGAATAGTTATATGTTAGCAACTGTGTGCTTATCACTTAAATGATTTACATTTGTTAAAACTTACACTACCAAATAATATCCAAGTATTCAAGAGATTGAAGGAAAATATGCCTTACAGACCTCAAACCATTTATAGAAATTGTGTGGACAATAAATATAGATGATACTAAAGTAACAGTCAATTCAGCGAAGCAAATAACAAAGTGCCAGACTTACTCAAATTACCATACATACCTGAATCTTAGAACTACTTGAACACTCATATCGCAGTCCGAGGCGAGTTAGGATATAAAAAGCATAGTGTGTCTCCTCATCTTCTCGTGAAAAGCTTGGCAGAGGACCTATTTCAACAATGTCATGCAGGAGGGTGGAGTCTTGAGGGCTCAGATCTGCATAAAAGTTTTTTGAGCTCATtaggaagaaaattaaaaattgttctggactaaattttaacattaacATTACTATTTTAGGTTTGAAACAGAGCACTGTCTTATCAACTGCAGACTCCAATTTGATATCCCATTTAAGGCTAATCATTGCTTAGCTAAAATCTATCATATTAGATCATATTGGATAATCCGAACAATATTATAACAGGAACGTTGTTTTGCTTTCAAACTTAAATTGGACAACAGTGAATGATACCCTTATGCATCACCAAAACAAGTGGTGCAACTAAGAGCTGAagtaacaaatatatatatatatatatatatatatttctgttCAGCAAATTATGatggttacaaaaaaaaaaaaaaaaaaaaaccttgtataaataataaatctttCTGACAAGGGGAAGTTTTCATCGTTATTATATCTTATATAAACCATTGAGGTTCTCCAATGCTATAGTATCTTAATGGTGGCCCACTCTATGaaatacaaattttgcaaaGTCATTGGACACGAAGTTTCGTGGCCCTGCCATATAGAAACCAGAACAGAGAAACCTCGACGCCACTTACTTTCATTACAATAACATAAAGGACAGTCAATTACCaggaaaacaaaaagtaaagaaaaaagggaatactgataaaaaaaaaaaaatatatatatatatatatatatacctgttGACAATAAGTAGAAGAAAAGGCATGGTCCTTGAAAGACGACAAAGCGAGGAAGCCAGTCATCAACATCGGTATCGTCCAAAGGGGGAGGTTCTCCTGGTAGTACTGCCCACCTCTGTAGGCAAACCATTAATTAAGCTGGTGAGGTGCTTAAAATGATACAGCATGAACAGATGCAAAAACACATTTGTGATGTGAAAAAAAGTCACTACAGTTCGAATGTACAAATAACCAGACAGACGAGCAGACCGCAAAATCTGATCAACATTTTCCAACCTGCATAtgttaggaaaattttgatgttaatacaaagaaaatagaaaaattgcaACCTATTGTCTATTTCACTCTGAAAAGATGATGGTAAGTAACAAATAAATTTCTTCTTTACTCGAAGTAGAAGCAGTTACGAATATATACATATCACTCAAACTCGTAAGAATCacataatccttttttttttttttgataagtgagaATGACATAATCTTTAGGTTGTGTGGATGTGATTATGAGCTCTGACACATTGAAAGAACAAGCAAAGTAAAGTAAGACTCCAAAAAGCTAATCAACTTGTGTATAAGTTTCATTTTCTTGGCCACATTAGAACATAAAGACCTATCCTAACCCCACCCAACCCGTTTGACCCAAACTCAAGCATCAATTCTTTCTTACTGAGCTTTCAAGTGAGCTTCCCTCTCTTCTAATTCAGCAAGTTCTGATTTGAGTGATTCTACTTCTAAAGCAGACAGCACAACCTGCAACCAGAAATTTTGGTGGTCAATATTCATGGAAACGTCACCTTTATCAATTGGAAACTATTAACAAGCTGTTCGATCAACCTTTTCTTGACCATCATTGCTAGAAGACCATGGCATCCTTCGTAAAGTAAACAAATTCAACATGTAAGCAGCACTTCTTAATTTTCTTCGAGTCCAGCTACTAGATCTATgctaaatcaaataaagaaaaaataaattatactccttgttcttagtttcaaaatttaaaatctcTAAACCTTGTTCTTAGTTTCTAACActtcttttttccaaaaataaattagagtACCTCGGAGAATCATCAATTTGTGGTTGCGAAACAGATGAAGTTAAGCTTGGATGAGAATCCGCTCTAGACG is a genomic window of Quercus lobata isolate SW786 chromosome 2, ValleyOak3.0 Primary Assembly, whole genome shotgun sequence containing:
- the LOC115975283 gene encoding uncharacterized protein LOC115975283 isoform X2 encodes the protein MDDGLGKIKVISNHFKASTSRADSHPSLTSSVSQPQIDDSPRSSSWTRRKLRSAAYMLNLFTLRRMPWSSSNDGQEKVVLSALEVESLKSELAELEEREAHLKAQLENVDQILRSARLSGYLGGQYYQENLPLWTIPMLMTGFLALSSFKDHAFSSTYCQQNFYADLSPQDSTLLHDIVEIGPLPSFSREDEETHYAFYILTRLGLRYECSSSSKIQVDSWLSALQTDCKLGSDATAPNGSM
- the LOC115975283 gene encoding uncharacterized protein LOC115975283 isoform X1 encodes the protein MDDGLGKIKVISNHFKASTSRADSHPSLTSSVSQPQIDDSPRSSSWTRRKLRSAAYMLNLFTLRRMPWSSSNDGQEKVVLSALEVESLKSELAELEEREAHLKAQLENVDQILRSARLSGYLYIRTRWAVLPGEPPPLDDTDVDDWLPRFVVFQGPCLFFYLLSTDLSPQDSTLLHDIVEIGPLPSFSREDEETHYAFYILTRLGLRYECSSSSKIQVDSWLSALQTDCKLGSDATAPNGSM
- the LOC115975283 gene encoding uncharacterized protein LOC115975283 isoform X3 — its product is MLNLFTLRRMPWSSSNDGQEKVVLSALEVESLKSELAELEEREAHLKAQLENVDQILRSARLSGYLYIRTRWAVLPGEPPPLDDTDVDDWLPRFVVFQGPCLFFYLLSTDLSPQDSTLLHDIVEIGPLPSFSREDEETHYAFYILTRLGLRYECSSSSKIQVDSWLSALQTDCKLGSDATAPNGSM